The following proteins are co-located in the Colletotrichum lupini chromosome 4, complete sequence genome:
- a CDS encoding adhesin protein Mad1, with protein MKNSVALLALAAGVSQVTATGWNKFPSFTCPENTDNKCDDKQKDGFSWGDLNTGSFSNYGGFDFKGWTCGSDFSKRDVLSPRTFGKGKVIEGSCGSTKETSPSFGCGSGTSSPDKFSIVHFDVSVEFDCDLEFHYDMPDGSSCKHRSACSKSGTTVKNSQCGGAKNVTIVYPEQPSKPKTTCGVGIHTISFDCSPPQTTVPPKTKTSSFAIATTLSTKTHDKPVKTTSEAEATSTAVVPSVSKPTKPVEETTEATKPATTGPSKETETAPVPSKGETTSAALPSISIPADSTTAVVPSVTKPAETPIVSKPTEETTKPVESVTKPVGGETTSAALPSASVPTVPGNGTQPAETVPATVPATVPAVPETKTTVYDTTSTVYTTRVEIVTSCAPEVTNCPAKSHAVVTVTVPVSTTICPVTETFVHTPGVPSKPAATQPAGVPSQGVSSQKPVASVTVPAGPVETLPCPDVVPQCLSTWMFSSGCTDNSDVNCFCPDSKFVENVFSCIYSYGASDEIISKATQFFQGICAAHIPENPAIVTVPATITTAITVSATKPAATNPAEYTTVTVDKTIVVPCVTSGTTVPGSSTTAIIKTTLEVPHVSFATNSASVVVPVPAPSAPAGTPVAPGATASSQAPVAPYPTTPAAGASKTTPVGTGGAAVPTTTGVVVAGAGKTTFGLGAVVAIAALAAF; from the exons ATGAAGAACAGCGTTGCTCTTCTGGCCCTTGCCGCCGGCGTCAGCCAGGTCACTGCTACC GGCTGGAACAAGTTCCCTTCCTTCACCTGCCCCGAGAACACCGACAACAAGTGTGACGACAAGCAGAAGGATGGCTTCTCCTGGGGTGACTTGAACACTGGATCGTTCAGCAACTATGGCGGCTTCGACTTCAAGGGCTGGACCTGCGGAAGCGATTTCTCCAAGCGCGATGTTCTCTCTCCCCGCACCTTCGGCAAGGGCAAGGTCATTGAGGGCTCTTGCGGAAGCACCAAGGAGACCTCTCCCTCCTTCGGCTGTGGCTCCGGCACTAGCTCCCCCGACAAGTTCTCCATTGTCCACTTCGACGTCTCCGTCGAGTTCGACTGCGACCTCGAGTTCCACTACGACATGCCCGATGGCTCCAGCTGCAAGCACCGCTCTGCCTGCTCCAAGTCTGGAACTACTGTCAAGAACTCCCAGTGCGGTGGTGCCAAGAACGTCACCATTGTCTACCCTGAGCAGCCCTCCAAGCCCAAGACCACCTGCGGTGTTGGCATCCACACCATCAGCTTCGACTGCAGCCCTCCCCAGACCACCGTCCCTCCCAAGACCAAGACCAGCTCTTTCGCCATCGCCACCACCTTGAGCACCAAGACTCACGACAAGCCCGTCAAGACCACCTCCGAGGCCGAGGCCACCTCCACCGCCGTTGTTCCCTCCGTCTCCAAGCCCACCAAGCCCGTTGAGGAGACCACCGAGGCCACCAAGCCTGCCACCACCGGCCCCTCCAAGGAGACCGAGACTGCTCCCGTTCCCAGCAAGGGCGAGACCACCTCCGCTGCCCTCCCCTCCATCTCCATCCCCGCGGACTCGACCACTGCTGTTGTTCCTTCCGTCACCAAGCCTGCCGAGACCCCCATTGTCTCCAAGCCCACTGAGGAGACCACCAAGCCTGTCGAGTCTGTCACCAAGCCCGTCGGCGGTGAGACTACCTCTGCTGCCCTCCCCAGCGCCTCCGTTCCCACCGTCCCCGGCAATGGCACCCAGCCTGCTGAGACCGTCCCCGCGACCGTCCCCGCGACCGTCCCCGCCGTCCCCGAGACCAAGACCACTGTCTACGACACCACCTCCACCGTCTACACCACCCGCGTTGAGATCGTCACTTCCTGCGCTCCCGAGGTCACCAACTGCCCCGCCAAGTCCCACGCCGTTGTCACCGTCACCGTCCCCGTCTCTACCACCATCTGCCCCGTCACCGAGACCTTCGTCCACACCCCCGGTGTTCCCTCCAAGCCTGCTGCCACCCAGCCCGCCGGTGTTCCTTCCCAGGGTGTCTCCTCCCAGAAGCCTGTCGCCTCGGTCACTGTTCCCGCTGGCCCCGTTGAGACTCTTCCCTGCCCCGATGTCGTTCCCCAGTGCTTGAGCACCTGGATGTTCTCTTCCGGCTGCACTGACAACTCTGATGTCAACTGCTTCTGCCCCGACTCCAAGTTCGTCGAGAACGTCTTCTCTTGCATCTACTCCTACGGTGCCAGCGACGAGATCATCTCCAAGGCTACTCAGTTCTTCCAAGGCATCTGCGCTGCTCACATCCCTGAGAACCCTGCCATCGTCACTGTCCCTGccaccatcaccaccgcCATCACCGTCTCGGCCACCAAGCCCGCTGCCACCAACCCTGCTGAGTACACCACCGTCACCGTTGACAAGACCATCGTTGTCCCCTGCGTCACCTCTGGCACCACCGTTCCCGGTTCCTCCACCACCGCCATCATCAAGACCACTCTCGAGGTTCCCCACGTCTCCTTCGCCACCAACTCCGCCTCGGTCGTCGTTCCCGTCCCGGCTCCCTCTGCCCCCGCCGGAACCCCCGTTGCCCCAGGCGCGACTGCCTCTTCCCAGGCCCCGGTTGCTCCCTACCCTACCACCCCCGCCGCTGGCGCCAGCAAGACCACTCCCGTTGGCACTGGCGGTGCTGCCGTCCCTACCACCACTGGCGTCGTTGTCGCCGGTGCTGGCAAGACCACCTTCGGCCTCGGTGCCGTTGTTGCCATTGCTGCCCTCGCTGCATTCTAA